ATGCCGACCCAGCCGACGTCGAGCAGCCCGGCCTGGCGCGACGAGGTCCGGCCGACGGCCTTCCCGGGGCCGCGCAACGGCTGACGGCACCGCCCGGCCGCCCTCCCGGATCCTGCTGGAGGGCGGTCGGCCGTTTCGGCCACCGGCTCCCGCGGGGGCGGCCCGCGCCCCTCAGCCGATGTCCGGCGGATCGATCCGCACCCACACCACCGCGTCGCTCCCCCGTGCCGTCCGCGCCGCCTGGGCGGCCTTCAGCGCACCGGCCAGCGCCGCCCCGCGCCCCGGCGGCACCCGGATCAGCGCCCGCTCCCAATGCTCCCCGGGCGGTGGGGCCCCCGCCCGGCGCGGACGCCCTGCCGAGGTGACCGGCAGCGGCACCGGGCCCAGCACCTCGGCCTCGGGCGGCAGCTCCGCGGCACCCAGGAAACCGGCCACCGCCTCCGGAGGCCCGGCCACGGCCGCCATCCTGGACACCGGCGGAAAACCCAGCTCGGCCCGCTCGGCCAGCTCCCGCACCGCGTGACCGACGGGGTCCCAGCGCACCAGCGCCTGCACCGGCCTGAGGGTCGGCTCGGCGACGGCGACGACGGTGCCGCCGGCGCTCTGCGGGCGCACCAGCGCGGCGGCGGCCAGCCAGCGGCGCAGCGCGTCCTCACCGGCGCGCAGGTCGGGCCGCCCGAGCATCGCCCAGCCGTCGAGCAGCAACGCCGCCGCGTAGCCGCCCTCGGCGACGGGTTCGGCGCCCGGGGTGCTGACGACCAGCGCCGGGGCCTGCGCCACGGTGTCCAGCACATGCTCGCGTCCGGAGGTGCGCACGGGCACCGCGGGGAAGGCGCGACCCAGTTCCTCGGCGGTGCGCCGCGCCCCCACCACCTGCGCGCGCAGCCGGAAGGCGCCGCACTCCGGGCAGTGCCAGCCGCTCTCCTCGCGCCCGCACCAGCCGCACCGCAGCGCGGACCCGGACTCCTGCCCCTCCAGCGGCCCCGCGCAGTGGCGGCACCGCGCGGGCGTCCGGCACGCGGCGCACGCCATCCGCGGCACGTAGCCCCGCCGCGGCACCTGCACCAGCACCGGTCCGTGCCGCAGTCCGTCCCTGACGACCTGCCAGGCGAAGGTCGGCAGCCGTGCGGCGCGGGCGGCCTCGTCCCGGGCCAGGTCGCCGTCGCCCACGGTGCGCACCAGCGGGGCGACGGCCCGCACCTGGTCCCGGGCGGCGACCAGCGGCCGGGCCCAGCCGGTCTCCACGAGCTGGGCGGCTTCCACGGTGCAGCTCCAGCCGCCCAGCAGGAAGGCGCACCGGTCCTGGGCGGCGCGCAGCAGCAGCACCTCCCGCGCGTGCGGCTGCGGGGCGTGCGGCTCGCTGTGGCTGTCGTCGCCGTCGTCCCAGAGGGCGACCAGCCCGAGGTCGCGCACCGGCGCGAACATGGCCGCGCGGGTCCCGACGACGGCCCGTACGGCGCCCCGGCGCACCGCGAGCCACTGCGCGTACCGCTTCTCGGGTCCGGCGTCGGCGGTGAGCACCGCGTGCCGCCCCTCGCCGAGCAGGCCGGTCAGCGCGGCGTCGACGCGGGCGACCGCCCGCCCGTCCGGCAGGACGACGAGCGCGCCCCGGCCGGAGGCCAGCGTGGCCGCCACCGCCCGCGCCAGCTCCTCGCTCCACTGCGGGCCGGGCAGCGCGTTCCACACCGCGCGGGGTGCGCTTCCCGAGGCGAGCGCCCTCACGAACGCCTCGCCCCGCTCGTACCGCGCCCAGGACCCCGGCTCCGGCGCCGGCGGCGGGGGCAGCGGGTCCGGCGAGGCTCGCTTCTCGGCGCGCGCGTTGCGCGGGGGTACGGCGAGCTGGAGCACGTCGGCGAGGCTGCCCGCGTACCGGTCGGCGACGGCGCGCACGAGTCCCAGCAGCTCCTCGTCGAGGATCCGCTCGGGCGAGACGACCTGGGCCAGCGCCGCGAGGGGCCCCGAGTAGTCGGACTCGGCGCGCCGCTCGATGAGGAAGCCGTCGATGAGCCCGCCGCCCTCGCGCCGCCCGTCCCGCACCCGGTGCCGCCCGGCCCCGAAGCGCACCCGCACCCGCACACCGGGCTGGGCCTCGGCGTCGAGCTCCTCGGGCACCGCGTAGTCGAAGTACCGGTCGAGGTGGAGCACGCCCTTGTCGACGAGCACCCTGGCGACCGGCAGCTCCCCGGCGAGCGCGGCTCCGCGCCAGGTCCGCGGTTTGGCCCGGGGCGTCTTCGCCCGGCGCACGGTCTCCCGGATGAGCGCGAGCTGCTCGGGCGGCGCGTCCTGCGCGCCGCCCTCGGCCGGTCCGTTCTCGCTGCTCACGCCTGCATTCTCGCAAAGGCCACTGACAACCGCGGGCGCCCGCGATCACACCGTCCCGGTACCGGTCCGACGCCGCCCCGGAACGCGCCGGGGCCCGGCGCCCCCGTCGGGGACACCGGGCCTCGTGACGTGCGAAGGACGCGTCCGCGCCTCCTGGAGTGGCGCTCCGGGCGTCCTAGAGCCCCGCCGCCTTGCGCAGCGCGTCCACGCGGTCGGTGCGCTCCCAGGTGAAGTCCGCCAGCTCACGGCCGAAGTGGCCGTAGGCGGCGGTCTGGGCGTAGATCGGGCGAAGCAGGTCGAGGTCGCGGATGATCGCGGCCGGACGGAGGTCGAAGACCTCGTCGATCGCCTTCTCGATCTTCTCGGTGTCGATCTTGGCGGTGCCGAAGGTCTCCACGAAGAGGCCGACCGGCTCGGCCTTGCCGATGGCGTAGGCCACCTGGACCTCGCAGCGGGCGGCGAGGCCCGCGGCGACCACGTTCTTGGCGACCCAGCGCATGGCGTAGGCGGCGGAGCGGTCGACCTTGGACGGGTCCTTGCCGGAGAAGGCGCCGCCGCCGTGGCGGGCCATGCCGCCGTACGTGTCGATGATGATCTTGCGGCCGGTGAGGCCGGCGTCGCCCATCGGGCCGCCGATCTCGAAGCGGCCGGTGGGGTTGACCAGGAGCCGGTAGTTCTCCGTGTCCAGCTTGATGCCGTCGTCGAGGAGCGCCTTCAGCTCGGGCTCGACGACGAATTCCTTGATGTCGGGAGCGAGCAGCGACTCCAGGTCGATGTCGCTGGCGTGCTGGGAGGAGACCACGACCGTGTCGAGGCGGACGGCCTTGTCGCCGTCGTACTCGATGGTCACCTGGGTCTTGCCGTCGGGGCGCAGGTAGGGGATGGTCCCGTTCTTGCGGACCTCGGAGAGGCGCTTGGAGAGGCGGTGCGCCAGGAA
The Streptomyces sp. NBC_01723 genome window above contains:
- the metK gene encoding methionine adenosyltransferase, with the protein product MSRRLFTSESVTEGHPDKIADQISDTILDALLREDPTSRVAVETLITTGLVHVAGEVTTKAYADIATLVRGKILEIGYDSSKKGFDGASCGVSVSIGAQSPDIAQGVDTAYENRVEGDEDELDRQGAGDQGLMFGYASDETPTLMPLPVFLAHRLSKRLSEVRKNGTIPYLRPDGKTQVTIEYDGDKAVRLDTVVVSSQHASDIDLESLLAPDIKEFVVEPELKALLDDGIKLDTENYRLLVNPTGRFEIGGPMGDAGLTGRKIIIDTYGGMARHGGGAFSGKDPSKVDRSAAYAMRWVAKNVVAAGLAARCEVQVAYAIGKAEPVGLFVETFGTAKIDTEKIEKAIDEVFDLRPAAIIRDLDLLRPIYAQTAAYGHFGRELADFTWERTDRVDALRKAAGL
- a CDS encoding primosomal protein N', with the translated sequence MSSENGPAEGGAQDAPPEQLALIRETVRRAKTPRAKPRTWRGAALAGELPVARVLVDKGVLHLDRYFDYAVPEELDAEAQPGVRVRVRFGAGRHRVRDGRREGGGLIDGFLIERRAESDYSGPLAALAQVVSPERILDEELLGLVRAVADRYAGSLADVLQLAVPPRNARAEKRASPDPLPPPPAPEPGSWARYERGEAFVRALASGSAPRAVWNALPGPQWSEELARAVAATLASGRGALVVLPDGRAVARVDAALTGLLGEGRHAVLTADAGPEKRYAQWLAVRRGAVRAVVGTRAAMFAPVRDLGLVALWDDGDDSHSEPHAPQPHAREVLLLRAAQDRCAFLLGGWSCTVEAAQLVETGWARPLVAARDQVRAVAPLVRTVGDGDLARDEAARAARLPTFAWQVVRDGLRHGPVLVQVPRRGYVPRMACAACRTPARCRHCAGPLEGQESGSALRCGWCGREESGWHCPECGAFRLRAQVVGARRTAEELGRAFPAVPVRTSGREHVLDTVAQAPALVVSTPGAEPVAEGGYAAALLLDGWAMLGRPDLRAGEDALRRWLAAAALVRPQSAGGTVVAVAEPTLRPVQALVRWDPVGHAVRELAERAELGFPPVSRMAAVAGPPEAVAGFLGAAELPPEAEVLGPVPLPVTSAGRPRRAGAPPPGEHWERALIRVPPGRGAALAGALKAAQAARTARGSDAVVWVRIDPPDIG